A stretch of the Lolium perenne isolate Kyuss_39 chromosome 3, Kyuss_2.0, whole genome shotgun sequence genome encodes the following:
- the LOC127344372 gene encoding cytochrome P450 94C1, which produces MEAAAEALSTSQLQPHVAGAFFALAACTVALAALLAVARTRPPWWCDCAVCEAYLTASWAGEFDNLCDWYAHLLRASPSRTVHVHVLRNVLTANPVTVDHMLRARFDNYPKGAPFSAILADFLGRGIFNVDGDAWMFQRKLAAAELASPTIRAYAASVVASELRSRLVPLLHSASSDDADGKVLDLQDVFRRFAFDCICKISFGLDPGCLELSMPVSAFVDAFDAASMLSARRAIAPMQIIWRLKRLLNVGDERKLRDSVRLVDAFATEVIRQRHKLGASSGSDLLSRFMGSISDDRYLRDIVVSFMLAGRDTVASALTAFFLLLSDHPEAAVAIRDEVSRVAGDDDDRPVFGKLKDMHYVHAALYESMRLFPPVQFDSKFAAGDDTLPDGTAVTKGTRVTYHAYAMGRMESVWGPDCAEFRPERWLRGGRFVPVSPYRYPVFQAGVRVCVGKDLALMEMKAVIVAVVRSFDVETVGRSSRRPKFAPGLTATFAGGLPVRVRRRASAVSGHGPPSNTTTTEE; this is translated from the coding sequence ATGGAGGCTGCCGCAGAGGCGCTCTCGACCTCCCAGCTGCAGCCGCACGTGGCCGGCGCCTTCTTCGCGCTCGCGGCGTGCACCGTGGCGCTCGCCGCCCTGCTGGCCGTGGCGCGCACGCGCCCGCCGTGGTGGTGCGACTGCGCGGTGTGCGAGGCGTACCTGACGGCGTCGTGGGCGGGCGAGTTCGACAACCTCTGCGACTGGTACGCGCACCTGCTGCGCGCCTCGCCGTCGCGCACGGTCCACGTCCACGTCCTCCGCAACGTGCTCACCGCCAACCCGGTCACCGTCGACCACATGCTGCGCGCCCGCTTCGACAACTACCCCAAGGGCGCGCCCTTCTCCGCTATCCTCGCCGACTTCCTCGGCCGCGGGATCTTCAACGTCGACGGGGACGCCTGGATGTTCCAGCGCAAACTTGCCGCCGCCGAGCTAGCCTCGCCCACGATCAGAGCGTACGCGGCGAGCGTCGTGGCCTCCGAGCTCCGCTCCCGCCTCGTTCCCCTGCTCCACTCTGCTTCCTCTGACGATGCCGATGGCAAGGTGCTGGACCTGCAGGACGTGTTCCGCCGCTTCGCCTTCGACTGCATCTGCAAGATCTCCTTCGGCCTCGACCCGGGCTGCCTCGAGCTGTCCATGCCGGTCTCGGCGTTCGTCGACGCGTTCGACGCGGCGTCCATGCTCTCCGCACGGCGCGCCATCGCGCCAATGCAAATCATATGGCGTTTAAAGCGGCTCCTCAACGTCGGGGACGAGCGGAAGCTCCGTGACTCGGTGCGCCTCGTGGACGCCTTCGCCACGGAGGTCATCCGGCAGCGGCACAAGCTGGGCGCCTCGTCTGGTAGCGACCTCCTGTCGCGGTTCATGGGGTCCATCAGCGACGACAGGTACCTCCGGGACATCGTCGTCAGCTTCATGCTCGCCGGCCGCGACACCGTGGCCTCGGCGCTGACCGCCTTCTTCCTGCTCCTCTCCGACCACCCGGAGGCCGCCGTGGCGATCCGGGACGAGGTCTCGcgcgtcgccggcgacgacgacgaccgacCAGTCTTTGGCAAGCTCAAGGACATGCACTACGTGCACGCCGCGCTGTACGAGAGCATGCGGCTGTTCCCGCCGGTGCAGTTCGACTCCAAGTTCGCCGCGGGCGACGACACGCTCCCGGACGGCACGGCCGTGACCAAAGGCACGCGGGTGACCTACCACGCCTACGCCATGGGGCGGATGGAGTCCGTGTGGGGCCCCGACTGCGCCGAGTTCCGGCCGGAGCGGTGGCTCCGCGGCGGGCGGTTCGTGCCGGTGAGCCCGTACCGGTACCCTGTGTTCCAGGCCGGCGTGCGCGTGTGCGTGGGCAAGGACCTGGCGCTCATGGAGATGAAGGCCGTCATCGTGGCCGTGGTCCGGAGCTTCGACGTGGAGACGGTCGGTCGGAGCTCGCGCCGGCCAAAGTTCGCGCCGGGGCTCACGGCCACGTTCGCGGGCGGCCTGCCCGTCAGAGTTCGCCGGCGAGCGAGCGCGGTGAGCGGGCACGGCCCGCCCTCTAATACTACCACAACAGAGGAATAA